The Deltaproteobacteria bacterium genome window below encodes:
- the mgtA gene encoding magnesium-translocating P-type ATPase: MPITRFAIFPKHLFAAIRREKAQIRVSQLVVESAALDAAAVYARLETGPEGLTSDEAAKRLERHGHNVLATEGRIGIAKLLWHAILNPLVILLAVLATISFLTEDMRAGIMMLLMILLGVTLKLVQEAKADSAAAKLKAMISVTATVIRDGNPQEIAVSQLVPGDVVKLAAGDMIPGDVRMIMAKDLFVIQGPLTGESFPVEKFEVEKNVATITPIELTSIAFLGTSVESGSATAVVVATGHDTYLGGMAKSLSGQSTQTAFDKGVSRFTWLMLRFILVMVPLVFVINGLTKGQWGEAFFFALAVAVGLTPEMLPMIVTVCLSKGALAMSRKKVIVKRINAIQNLGAMDVLCTDKTGTLTMDHVILEKHCDVALKEDDEVLALAYLNSHFQTGLKNVLDRAVLAHRETHAHADVPSYTKVDEVPFDFQRRIMSVVVRTPEGKDRIISKGAPEAVFLRCKEFELNGELFPMGHLLIDELRREYEELSADGFRVLAIASKESAPRGIVAGDSTPYSKADECDLILNGYVAFLDPPKDTATAAIAALHGHGVSVKVVTGDNDLVARKICKEVGLATDFVLMGAEVEKMSDDQLAEASEKTTLFARVSPAHKQRIIHALQSRKHTVGFMGDGINDAPALRAADVGISVDTAVDIAKESADMILLEKSLLVLEEGVIEGRKVFANILKYIRMGASSNFGNMFSVLGASIFVPFLPMAPIQILANNLLYDISQTAIPTDDVDPEQVAKPRPWDMKELTRFIVFIGPCSSVFDYSTYLMMLYVFKCWAVSTPELATHSESLFQTGWFVESLLTQTLIIHVIRTNRIPFLQSRPSWPLMVMSVSIMAVGVAIPFSPLAPYLGFSPLPPLYWPLIVLTLLCYVILTQAAKTWLLRRKWI, encoded by the coding sequence ATGCCTATTACCCGATTCGCCATCTTCCCCAAGCATCTCTTTGCCGCCATTCGCCGTGAAAAGGCGCAGATCCGTGTCTCGCAGCTCGTGGTGGAGTCTGCTGCGCTGGATGCCGCAGCCGTCTATGCGCGATTAGAGACGGGTCCCGAGGGATTGACCAGCGACGAGGCTGCGAAGCGCCTGGAACGGCACGGGCATAATGTTCTGGCCACTGAGGGCCGCATCGGTATTGCTAAGCTTCTCTGGCACGCAATTCTGAATCCGCTGGTAATTCTCCTAGCCGTGCTCGCCACAATTTCCTTTCTGACCGAAGATATGCGGGCGGGGATCATGATGTTGTTGATGATACTTCTAGGCGTCACTCTCAAGCTCGTCCAGGAGGCAAAGGCTGACAGCGCTGCCGCCAAGCTCAAAGCGATGATTTCGGTGACAGCGACGGTCATCCGCGACGGTAACCCACAGGAGATCGCCGTTTCGCAGCTCGTACCTGGGGACGTGGTCAAGCTCGCAGCGGGCGACATGATTCCCGGTGATGTGCGCATGATAATGGCCAAGGATCTGTTCGTAATCCAGGGCCCCCTCACAGGAGAGAGCTTTCCGGTTGAGAAGTTCGAGGTGGAGAAAAATGTCGCCACAATCACACCCATCGAATTGACCAGCATTGCCTTTCTGGGGACCAGCGTTGAGAGCGGCTCGGCGACGGCCGTTGTTGTTGCGACCGGCCACGATACTTATCTGGGCGGCATGGCTAAATCACTCTCAGGGCAATCCACACAGACGGCCTTTGACAAGGGTGTTTCCCGATTTACCTGGCTGATGCTGCGCTTCATTTTGGTGATGGTCCCCCTGGTATTCGTCATCAACGGTCTAACCAAGGGCCAATGGGGTGAGGCCTTCTTTTTTGCCTTGGCTGTGGCCGTAGGGTTGACGCCCGAGATGCTCCCGATGATCGTAACAGTCTGCCTCTCCAAGGGCGCACTAGCCATGAGCCGAAAGAAGGTGATCGTGAAGCGGATCAACGCCATCCAGAACCTGGGAGCGATGGACGTTTTGTGCACGGACAAGACTGGCACGCTAACGATGGACCATGTGATCCTGGAGAAACACTGCGACGTAGCATTGAAAGAGGATGATGAGGTGCTGGCTTTGGCGTACCTCAACAGCCACTTCCAGACGGGGCTGAAGAACGTTTTGGACCGGGCGGTGCTGGCTCACAGAGAAACGCACGCCCATGCCGACGTGCCCAGCTACACCAAGGTGGATGAGGTCCCTTTCGATTTTCAGAGACGCATCATGTCGGTCGTAGTCCGCACGCCAGAAGGCAAGGACCGGATCATCAGCAAAGGGGCTCCCGAGGCGGTTTTTTTACGATGTAAGGAATTTGAACTTAACGGCGAACTCTTTCCAATGGGGCATCTGCTCATCGATGAGCTCCGGCGCGAATACGAGGAGCTTAGCGCCGATGGTTTTCGTGTGCTGGCCATCGCCAGCAAGGAGAGTGCACCGCGGGGTATCGTTGCGGGTGACAGTACACCGTATTCGAAGGCCGACGAGTGTGACCTGATCTTGAACGGCTATGTCGCCTTTCTTGACCCGCCCAAGGATACCGCGACGGCTGCGATTGCGGCGCTGCACGGCCATGGTGTCAGCGTCAAAGTGGTTACGGGGGACAACGATCTGGTGGCCCGCAAGATCTGCAAAGAAGTGGGTCTGGCCACCGATTTTGTGCTGATGGGAGCAGAGGTCGAGAAAATGTCCGACGATCAACTTGCCGAGGCCTCCGAGAAGACGACGCTCTTTGCGCGTGTCTCCCCGGCGCACAAGCAGCGAATCATTCATGCCCTGCAATCCCGCAAGCATACCGTGGGATTTATGGGCGACGGAATCAACGATGCTCCTGCCCTGCGTGCTGCCGACGTGGGGATCAGCGTCGATACCGCAGTCGATATCGCCAAGGAATCGGCGGACATGATTCTACTTGAGAAGTCGCTTTTGGTTCTCGAAGAGGGGGTGATCGAAGGACGAAAAGTCTTTGCGAATATCCTCAAGTATATCCGCATGGGGGCATCCAGCAACTTCGGCAACATGTTCAGTGTATTGGGAGCAAGCATCTTCGTGCCCTTTCTGCCGATGGCCCCGATCCAGATTCTCGCCAATAATCTACTTTACGATATCTCCCAGACGGCGATTCCCACCGATGACGTCGATCCCGAGCAAGTGGCCAAACCGCGCCCATGGGACATGAAGGAGCTTACCCGCTTTATTGTTTTCATCGGCCCCTGCTCATCGGTCTTCGACTACAGCACCTATCTGATGATGCTCTATGTTTTCAAGTGCTGGGCCGTGTCTACGCCCGAGCTTGCGACCCACAGCGAGAGTCTGTTTCAGACAGGATGGTTTGTGGAAAGCCTGCTCACACAGACGCTCATCATCCACGTCATCCGGACCAACAGGATTCCGTTCCTGCAAAGCCGCCCCTCCTGGCCCTTGATGGTGATGAGCGTCTCGATCATGGCTGTAGGAGTTGCAATCCCGTTCTCACCCCTTGCCCCCTATCTGGGCTTCTCACCCTTGCCACCCCTGTATTGGCCGCTGATCGTCCTAACTCTCTTGTGCTACGTGATCTTGACGCAGGCGGCGAAGACCTGGCTGCTGAGGCGCAAATGGATTTGA